The DNA sequence ctttttgacacATTGAAACCAACTGAACTAAGTGGAAGAAGTAAACTTATCTGTGGTGACTGAGTTTAGTTTTTGTGGACTTTGTAAGTCAAAGGAGCTGCAGACTTTCCTCTTAGTGTCATTTTCTACACTCTACCTGGTGACCGTGGTGGGCAACTTTCTTGTTGTGCTCTTAATCATAACCGACCCCTGTCTCCATTCCCCCATGTATTTCCTCTTAGCCAACCTCTCCTTTATTGGCCTTTGCCTTTCTTTAGTCACCAACCCTAAACTTACCACAGACATCCTAAAGGATAATAAGATCATCTCTTTTGGAGGCTGCATGAATCAGATCCTCTGTGTATATTTCTTTGGGGGAGGTGACATGGTGTTGCTTGTGACAATGGCCTATGACCCTTATGTGGCTATGTGCAAATCACTCCACTACTCCATCATCATGGACAGAAAAAATTGCGTCTGGCTAGTTTTAATATCATGGATCATTGGCTTTGGACATGCCATGAGTCAACTGGCTATGATTTTGGATCTACCTTTCTGTGAACCCAGAGTAGTGGACAGCTTCTTCTGTGATATCCTTTTGGCAATCAAGCTAGCCTGCATGGATACTTACATGCTGGGCTTATTGATAAATGCTGACAGTGGGTTCTTGGTCACAAGTTGTTTCATTGTCTTGCTAATCTCCTACACCTGCATCCTATTAACTGTGTGCCTTAAGTTTAAGTCTAAGGACGGGGCCTCCAAGGCTCTCTCCACCTGCACTTCCCACATCACCATGGTGGTGCTGTTCTTTAGTCCCTGTATCTTCATCTATCTGTGACCACTGAGCATCACCTGGGTGGACAAGATTCTGGTTGTGTTTTATACAGTAATCATACCTCTCCTGAACCCAGCCATTTACACAGTGAGAAATAAAGAGCTTAGGAATGCTATAAAGCGATTCATAAACCAGCATATGAATTCAAGGAATGCTTTTTAAATTGCCCACTTACCAGAAAGTCCATTGTGTCCTGTGCAATTTGACcacactttgatttttttttaaatttttttattaacggaaagaaaaaaaaaagaaattaacacaacatttagaaatcataccattctacatatgcactcagtaattcttaacatcatcacatagatgtatgatcattgtttcttagtacatttgtatcggtttagaggaactagcaacacaacagaaaaagatataaaatgttaatataaagaaaagaaataaaagtaatagtaatagtaaaaaacaacaacaaaaaacaaaccaacaagcaaacaaaaacaaaaaaaaccctatagctcagatgcagcttcattcagtatttgaacatgattactttacaattaggtattattgtgctgtccatttttgagtttttgtatctagtcctgttgcacagtctgtatcccttcagcttcaattacccattgtcttaccctgtttctaactcctgctgaactctgttaccaatgacatatttcaagtttattctcgaatgtccgttcacatcagtgggaccatacagtatttgtcctttagtttttggctggattcactcagcacaatattctctaggtccatccatgttattacatggttcataggtttatcttgtcttaaagctgcataatattccatcgtatgtatataccacagtttgtttagccactcttctgttgatggagattttggctgtttccatctctttgcaattgtaaataatgctgctataaacattggtgtgcaaatgtccatttgtgtctttgcccttaagtcctttgagtagatacctagcaatggtattgctgggtcgtatggcaattctatattcagctttttgaggaactgccaaactgccttccacagtggttgcaccctttgacattcccaccaacagtgaataagtgtgcctctttctacgcatcctctccagcacttgtcattttctgttttgttgataatggccattatggtgggtgtgagatgatatctcattgtggttttgatttgcatttctctaatggccagggacattgagcatctcttcatgtgcctcttggccatccgtatttcctcttctgagaggtgtctgttcaagtctttttcccattttgtaattgggttggctgtctttttgttgttgagatgaacaaaatctttataaattctggatactagacctttatctgatatatcatttccaaataatgtctcccattgtgaaggctgtctttctactttcttgatgaagttctttgatgcacaaaagtgtttaattttgaggagttcccatttatttatttccttcttcagtgctcttgctttaggtttaaggtccataaaaccgcctccagttgtaagatccataagatatctcccaacattttcctctaactgttttatggtcttagacctaatgtttagatctttgatcaattttgagttaacttttgtatagggtgtgagagatgggtcttctttcattcttttgcatatggatatccagttctctaggcaccatttattgaagagactgttctgtcccaggtgagttggcttgactaccttatcaaagatcaaatgtctatagatgagagggtctatatctgagcactctattcgattccattggtcgatatatctatctttatgccaataccatgctgttttgaccactgtggcttcataatatgccttaaagtcaggcagcgcgagacctccagcttcgttttttttcctcaagatgtttttagaaattcggggcaacctgcccttccagataaatttgcttattggtttttctatttctgaaaaataagttgttgggatttggattggtattgcattgaatctgtaaatcaatttaggtaggattgacatcttaactatatttagtcttccaatccatgaacacggtatgcccttccatctatttaggtcttctgtgatttcttttagcagttttttgtagttttctttatacaggttttttgtctctttagttaaatttattcctaggtattttattcttttagttgcaattgtaaatgggatt is a window from the Tamandua tetradactyla isolate mTamTet1 chromosome 14, mTamTet1.pri, whole genome shotgun sequence genome containing:
- the LOC143655316 gene encoding LOW QUALITY PROTEIN: olfactory receptor 4K14-like (The sequence of the model RefSeq protein was modified relative to this genomic sequence to represent the inferred CDS: substituted 1 base at 1 genomic stop codon) gives rise to the protein MLPGQTYAMQDTLLFNEEDKQVTLPRRNLESYKIGSMLGLMENLDIQKQHLGDHNLPENGEDDSYPEKNGKLWRRLISHGTRTPSGFDAVEEVNLSVVTEFSFCGLCKSKELQTFLLVSFSTLYLVTVVGNFLVVLLIITDPCLHSPMYFLLANLSFIGLCLSLVTNPKLTTDILKDNKIISFGGCMNQILCVYFFGGGDMVLLVTMAYDPYVAMCKSLHYSIIMDRKNCVWLVLISWIIGFGHAMSQLAMILDLPFCEPRVVDSFFCDILLAIKLACMDTYMLGLLINADSGFLVTSCFIVLLISYTCILLTVCLKFKSKDGASKALSTCTSHITMVVLFFSPCIFIYLXPLSITWVDKILVVFYTVIIPLLNPAIYTVRNKELRNAIKRFINQHMNSRNAF